In the genome of Eulemur rufifrons isolate Redbay chromosome 27, OSU_ERuf_1, whole genome shotgun sequence, one region contains:
- the LOC138375761 gene encoding large ribosomal subunit protein eL42-like — MVNVPKIRRTFWKKCGKHQPHKVAQYKKDKDSLYARGKHRYDRKQSGYGGQTKLIFRKKAKTTKKIALRLECVEPNCRSKRMLASKRCKHFKLGGDKKRKGQVIQF, encoded by the coding sequence ATGGTGAACGTTCCTAAAATCCGCCGGACTTTCTGGAAGAAATGTGGCAAGCACCAACCCCACAAAGTGGCACAGTACAAGAAGGACAAAGATTCTCTGTATGCCCGGGGAAAGCACCGTTATGATAGGAAGCAGAGTGGCTATGGTGGGCAGACTAAGCTGATTTTCCGGAAAAAGGCTAAAACTACAAAGAAGATTGCGCTGAGGCTTGAGTGTGTCGAGCCCAACTGCAGATCTAAGAGAATGCTGGCTAGTAAGAGATGCAAGCATTTCAAACTGGGAGGAGATAAGAAGAGAAAGGGCCAAGTGATCCAGTTCTAA